One window from the genome of Diospyros lotus cultivar Yz01 chromosome 11, ASM1463336v1, whole genome shotgun sequence encodes:
- the LOC127813244 gene encoding uncharacterized protein LOC127813244 codes for MSTTVPRERERTMSFCALSLPQSLRLVSKPLDGHKSIRPPRFRASADVPDFLSADWLESRRKRPFGPRLNLSAEEAVNHQLDALMFNDQPRQDYGIEVMYRFAGFDPFERSTYFGPFFDLGQFERFRRIFHHSTYRVLLGHKERNILSSLHVKENRYKQRVWIRGARPEEEEIFQFTMVQRVGGSWDGYWLTESLLHDGDSFAGGVAY; via the exons ATGTCAACAACAGtgcccagagagagagagaggacgaTGTCGTTTTGTGCCTTATCATTACCACAGTCTCTGCGTCTGGTCTCGAAGCCCTTGGATGGCCATAAAAGCATTCGGCCGCCGCGTTTCCGAGCCTCGGCAGATGTCCCCGACTTCCTTTCCGCCGATTG GCTTGAATCTCGCAGGAAGAGACCTTTTGGCCCAAGACTAAAT CTTAGTGCAGAAGAAGCTGTCAATCACCAGCTTGATGCATTGATGTTCAATGATCAGCCACGACAAGATTACGGGATTGAAGTCATGTACAGG TTTGCTGGATTTGATCCTTTTGAAAGATCTACCTATTTTGGGCCGTTCTTTGACCTGGGGCAG TTTGAAAGGTTCAGGCGGATTTTCCACCATTCAACCTATCGGGTATTGCTCGGTCACAAGGAGAGGAACATATTGAGCAGCTTGCATGTGAAGGAG AATCGTTACAAGCAGCGGGTTTGGATACGTGGAGCTCGCCCTGAGGAGGAAGAAATATTTCAGTTCACCATGGTTCAG AGAGTTGGTGGTTCATGGGATGGCTATTGGCTGACAGAGTCTCTTCTTCACGACGGGGATAGCTTTGCCGGCGGGGTGGCATACTGA
- the LOC127813241 gene encoding uncharacterized protein LOC127813241 codes for MLEDIFKLPNMKKTFERAVMVNSYIYIRSGLVNMLRRFTDKKELLRPAKTQFATAFITLGRMHSLKSNLRRMFTSEEWMTSKWVKEAGAKKVVEVILMPSFWNNVVFALKVAGPLVHVLRLVDGEKKPAMGYIYEAMDRAKEAIANSFNGDEKKYALIFQIIDNRWDVQLHRPLHAAGWYLNPEYFYKAERIDPEIMTGLYECIRKLNPDIKVQDQIDAKLSMYNNADGFFGNYMAIRKRAEKSPAEWWASYGMSTPTLQKFAIKILSLTCSSSGCERNWSVFENLHTKRRNRLDQLRLNDLVFVKYNRALRRRYQMRDTIDPIILTDIDESNEWLTGKLDEENDKDDETVFPDDIGDGLTWSNVAAAAGVGELSYQFRTKQTRSQLGSTSVSTSKRRVTQEIEEEESEAGTEDDEDLSDEEEDEGVIEGDDEDIDLDVDDLLDDD; via the exons atgttggaagatattttcaagttacctaatatgaagaagacatttgagagaGCTGTTATGGTGAATAGCTATATCTATATTCGTTCGGGTCTAGTAAACATGCTTAGAAGGTTTACTGacaagaaagagttgttgaggCCTGCAAAAACACAGTTTGCAACTGCCTTTATCACTTTGGGCAGAATGCATAGTCTGAAAAGCAACCTTAGAAGGATGTTTACCTCCGAGGagtggatgacaagcaagtgggtaaaagaagcgggggctaaaaaggttgtagaagtgattttgatgccttcattttggaacaatGTTGTATTTGCTTTAAAGGTGGCTGGTCCATTGGTGCATGTATTGCGCTTAGTGGATGGTGAGAAGAAGCCTgctatgggatacatatatgaggccatggatagggccaaagaagcgattgctaactcttttaatggggatgaaaagaagtatgcacTCATTTTTCAGATTATTGATAATCGATGGGATGTTCAGCTTCATCGCCCTTTGCACGCAGCTGGTTGGTACTTGAACCCAGAATATTTCTACAAGGCTGAACGTATAGATCCAGAGATCATGACTGgcttatatgaatgcattagaaagttaaatccaGATATAAAGGTTCAAGACCAAATTGATGCTAAGCTTTCGATGTATAACAATGCAGATGGGTTCTTTGGAAACTATATGGCTATTAGAAAGAGAGCTGAGAAATCACCag ctgaatggtgggcttcatatggaatgtcaacacccacgttgcaaaaatttgcaattaaaattcttagcttgacttgtagttcatctgggtgtgaacgtaattggagtgtgtttgaaaat cttcatactaaacggagaaacaggcttgatcaacttcgtttaaacgacttggtgtttgtgaaatacaatagagcattgaggcgtcgatatcaaatgcgtgataccattgaccctatcatattgaccgacattgatgaaagcaatgaatggttgactggaaaacttgatgaggagaatgataaagatgatgaaactgtttttcCAGATGACATTGGGGATGGGTTGACATGGAGTAATGTTGCTGCAGCTGCAGGAGTTGGAGAGCTTAGTTATCAATTTAGAactaaacaaactcgatcacaattgGGATCAACTTCTGTTTCGACTTCAAAGCGGCGAGTAactcaagagattgaagaggaggaaagtgaggcagggaccgaagatgatgaagacttgagtgatgaagaagaagatgaaggggtgattgaaggggatgatgaagatattgaccttgatgttgatgatctccttgatgatgattga